The following proteins come from a genomic window of Gossypium raimondii isolate GPD5lz chromosome 5, ASM2569854v1, whole genome shotgun sequence:
- the LOC105770391 gene encoding uncharacterized protein LOC105770391, producing the protein METASVLLQSRTIPFGFNLKCNQIVSCRHFNKQFQSKGFYSHQSLKLIQNPSSFSLLPSPLHKTRTQFFSPLKCSFSDIPSSDSQNPLLKPFKNLSFDSVKSSLSELTPIKIVKWATTVSLGIAATKWTVKLAFSPFFWMYFSWSWLFWPWFVAIALAVYGLYCFRKHSIGEASIVEQLAIVTSVFAWLTLVPPAYFNGYLEGWPFVFFFVYHYFFFFNVSVRKRLYGDYYARPHDPKWDVNPPKWYRLLFCVGVMVGHWLAAFEAPELHRIPGGWSNVGVWILIVVTLLMQYNSTLYLAKYSEKVVVPTAVVQFGPYRWVRHPVYASTMLLFATYCLALRAPLSLMFVVAVCLMYYEQKAKLEEVLMVETFGESYLEYASKVRCKFIPFVY; encoded by the coding sequence ATGGAAACTGCCTCAGTGCTGTTGCAGTCGAGAACAATCCCTTTCGGCTTCAACTTGAAATGTAACCAAATTGTTTCTTGCAGGCATTTCAACAAACAATTTCAAAGCAAGGGTTTTTATTCCCATCAGAGCCTCAAACTCATCCAGAACCCATCAAGCTTCAGTCTCTTACCATCACCACTTCATAAAACAAGAACCCAGTTTTTTTCGCCTCTCAAATGCTCATTTTCCGACATTCCTAGCTCAGATTCTCAAAACCCTTTGCTTAAACCCTTCAAAAACCTCTCTTTCGATTCAGTCAAATCAAGTCTTTCTGAGTTAACGCCTATAAAGATTGTGAAATGGGCTACTACTGTTTCCCTTGGAATTGCAGCTACCAAATGGACTGTAAAATTGGCTTTCAGCCCTTTCTTTTGGATGTACTTTAGCTGGAGTTGGTTGTTCTGGCCATGGTTTGTAGCCATAGCCCTTGCTGTTTATGGTTTGTATTGTTTCCGAAAACATTCGATTGGTGAAGCAAGCATTGTGGAGCAACTTGCAATTGTCACTTCAGTGTTCGCTTGGCTAACTCTAGTACCCCCTGCTTATTTCAATGGCTATCTTGAAGGTTGGCCCTTTGTCTTCTTCTTTGTCTACcactatttctttttcttcaacgTCAGTGTTAGAAAACGACTGTACGGGGATTATTATGCCCGTCCACATGATCCTAAGTGGGATGTGAACCCACCCAAATGGTATCGCCTTTTGTTCTGTGTTGGAGTCATGGTAGGGCACTGGCTTGCTGCATTTGAAGCACCGGAGCTTCATCGGATCCCAGGAGGTTGGAGCAATGTTGGAGTGTGGATATTGATTGTGGTAACTCTTTTGATGCAATATAATTCAACATTGTATCTTGCAAAGTATTCAGAGAAGGTTGTGGTGCCAACTGCTGTTGTCCAATTTGGGCCATACAGATGGGTACGGCATCCAGTATATGCATCTACAATGCTTTTATTTGCAACTTATTGCCTTGCACTTAGAGCACCTCTGAGCTTGATGTTCGTTGTAGCAGTTTGTTTGATGTATTATGAACAGAAAGCAAAACTTGAGGAGGTTTTAATGGTAGAGACTTTTGGAGAGAGTTATTTGGAGTATGCGAGTAAAGTTAGGTGCAAATTCATACCTTTTGTGTACTAG
- the LOC105767466 gene encoding cyclin-dependent protein kinase inhibitor SMR4 — MEDEMVSYEDVVTSMIQEGWSTPTRGECRIPAVQACPPPPPKKKPFTLGKKRPEPPKNGYFQPPDLEMIFSMGTRRQAWA; from the coding sequence ATGGAGGATGAGATGGTGTCGTACGAGGATGTGGTGACGTCGATGATTCAAGAAGGTTGGTCGACGCCAACACGTGGGGAGTGTCGGATACCTGCTGTGCAAGCTTGTCCGCCGCCGCCGCCGAAGAAGAAGCCGTTTACTTTAGGGAAGAAAAGGCCGGAGCCGCCGAAGAATGGGTATTTTCAACCGCCTGATCTTGAGATGATTTTCTCAATGGGTACTAGAAGGCAAGCTTGGGCTTAA
- the LOC105769187 gene encoding ATP-dependent zinc metalloprotease FTSH 10, mitochondrial isoform X1 → MIFSKLGRSSPRSSHSRKLLYRGEGGATTGGTSPNLPLLSGSVDRIIGQSGYLRGYLASIGAGKEFTSKAYLSDLNFVLANPRIRRFFSSEAPKKKNYENFYPKEKKEIPKQNDQKPDSKEDSKTDDQWNFQETFLKLFQNLVTPLLVLALFLSMSPWTVEQQQISFQEFKNKFLEPGLVDHIVVSNKSVAKVYVRNTPYNQTSEDLIQGPANGSSVRGHGGEYKCFFTIGSVESFEEKLEEAQEALGIDPHDYVPVTYASDVMWYQELMRFAPTLLLLGTLMYMGRRMQGGLGVGGGGGKGARGIFNIGKAHITKVDKNSKNKVYFKDVAGCDEAKQEIMEFVHFLKNPKKYEDLGAKIPKGALLVGPPGTGKTLLAKATAGESGVPFLSISGSDFMEMFVGVGPSRVRNLFQEARQCAPSIIFIDEIDAIGRARGRGGFSGSNDERESTLNQLLVEMDGFGTTSGVVVLAGTNRPDILDKALLRPGRFDRQISIDKPDIKGREQIFLVYLRKIKLDHEPSYYSQRLAALTPGFAGADIANVCNEAALIAARSERAQITMDHFEAAIDRIIGGLEKKNRVISKLERKTVAYHESGHAVSGWFLEHAEPLLKVTIVPRGTAALGFAQYVPNENLLMTKEQLFDMTCMTLGGRAAEQVLLGKISTGAQNDLEKVTKMTYAQVAVYGFSDKVGLLSFPLREDGFEMSKPYSNKTGAIIDGEVREWVAKAYEKTVQLIEEHKEQVAQIAELLLEKEVLHQEDLVRVLGERPFKSSELTNYDRFKQGFEDEETKSMQTPEGGIADDDGSAPPLVPQVVPT, encoded by the exons ATGATATTTTCTAAGCTTGGCCGATCATCTCCCCGATCTTCTCATTCAAGA AAGTTGTTGTACCGTGGCGAAGGAGGTGCCACTACCGGTGGAACGTCGCCGAACTTGCCGCTTTTGAGCGGGAGCGTAGATCGAATAATTGGGCAATCAGGGTATTTGAGAGGATATCTAGCTTCAATAGGAGCTGGAAAGGAGTTTACTTCAAAGGCTTATTTGTCAGATTTGAATTTCGTTCTTGCTAACCCTAGAATCCGTCGCTTTTTCTCAAGTGAAGCCCCAAAGAAGAAGA ACTATGAAAACTTTTACCCTAAGGAAAAGAAGGAAATTCCAAAGCAAAATGACCAAAAACCTGACTCCAAAG AGGATTCGAAGACAGATGACCAATGGAATTTTCAGGAAACTTTCCTGAagctttttcaaaatttggttaCCCCTTTGCTTGTACTTGCATTGTTTCTTTCTATGTCTCCCTGGACTGTTGAGCAGCAACAA ATTAGTTTCCAAGAGTTCAAGAACAAGTTTCTGGAACCAGGTTTAGTTGATCATATAGTTGTTTCTAATAAGTCAGTTGCAAAAGTGTATGTGAGGAACACACCATACAATCAAACAAGTGAAGATCTTATCCAAGGTCCTGCTAATGGTTCTTCTGTCAGAGGGCATGGAGGTGAATACAAATGCTTCTTCACCATTGGAAGTGTTGAGTCTTTTGAGGAGAAGTTGGAAGAAGCCCAAGAAGCTTTAGGGATTGACCCACATGATTATGTTCCCGTGACATATGCCTCTGATGTGATGTGGTACCAGGAGTTGATGAGGTTTGCACCAACTTTATTGCTTCTTGGAACCCTCATGTATATGGGACGGAGAATGCAAGGTGGATTGGGTGTCGGTGGAGGTGGTGGTAAGGGTGCCCGTGGAATTTTCAACATAGGAAAGGCCCATATAACCAAGGTGGATAAAAATTCCAAGAATAAG GTCTATTTCAAAGATGTTGCTGGCTGCGATGAGGCTAAACAAGAGATCATGGAATTTGTGCACTTCCTTAAGAACCCAAAGAAATATGAGGACCTAGGAGCTAAAATTCCAAAAGGTGCTCTGCTTGTGGGTCCTCCAGGTACGGGAAAGACCCTCCTAGCCAAAGCAACTGCTGGTGAGTCAGGTGTACCTTTCCTATCAATATCAGGTTCTGATTTCATGGAGATGTTTGTTGGTGTTGGACCATCCAGGGTGAGGAACTTGTTCCAAGAAGCAAGGCAGTGTGCTCCTAGTATAATATTTATCGATGAGATTGATGCAATTGGTCGAGCAAGAGGTCGCGGAGGTTTCTCAGGTTCTAATGATGAGCGTGAAAGTACTCTTAATCAATTGCTAGTAGAAATGGACGGATTTGGAACCACTTCAGGAGTAGTTGTCCTTGCAGGTACCAATAGGCCTGATATCTTAGACAAAGCTCTATTGAGGCCAGGGCGATTTGATCGTCAAATTTCAATTGATAAACCTGACATTAAAGGCCGTGAGCAGATATTTCTGGTCTACTTGAGAAAGATAAAGCTTGATCATGAGCCATCATATTACTCTCAAAGACTTGCAGCTCTTACCCCTGGCTTTGCCGGAGCCGACATTGCTAATGTTTGTAATGAAGCTGCTCTAATTGCTGCAAGGAGTGAAAGGGCACAGATCACAATGGACCATTTTGAGGCCGCTATAGACAGGATTATTGGTGGTCTTGAGAAGAAGAACAGG GTAATAAGTAAACTTGAAAGGAAAACGGTTGCTTATCATGAATCAGGTCATGCTGTTTCTGGCTGGTTCTTGGAACATGCTGAACCCCTCTTGAAAGTCACAATTGTTCCTCGTGGTACAGCAGCACTTGGATTTGCTCAGTATGTTCCGAATGAAAACCTTCTCATGACAAAAGAGCAGCTTTTTGATATGACGTGCATGACCCTTGGTGGTCGAGCAGCTGAACAg GTTTTGTTGGGAAAGATATCAACAGGTGCGCAAAATGACCTGGAAAAGGTGACTAAGATGACGTATGCCCAGGTGGCAGTTTATGGCTTTAGTGACAAGGTAGGTCTCCTCTCTTTTCCTCTGAGAGAAGATGGATTTGAGATGTCGAAGCCCTATAGCAATAAGACGGGTGCCATCATTGATGGTGAAGTGCGTGAGTGGGTAGCAAAGGCGTATGAAAAAACAGTACAACTTATAGAGGAACATAAAGAACAAGTAGCCCAGATTGCTGAATTGTTGCTTGAAAAGGAAGTTCTTCACCAGGAGGATCTGGTTCGAGTTTTGGGCGAACGACCATTTAAATCAAGCGAACTTACCAACTATGACAGATTTAAGCAAGGTTTTGAAGATGAAGAAACTAAGAGCATGCAAACACCGGAGGGTGGGATTGCGGACGATGATGGTTCCGCACCTCCCCTTGTTCCTCAGGTTGTCCCAACTTGA
- the LOC105769187 gene encoding ATP-dependent zinc metalloprotease FTSH 3, mitochondrial isoform X2, protein MIFSKLGRSSPRSSHSRLLYRGEGGATTGGTSPNLPLLSGSVDRIIGQSGYLRGYLASIGAGKEFTSKAYLSDLNFVLANPRIRRFFSSEAPKKKNYENFYPKEKKEIPKQNDQKPDSKEDSKTDDQWNFQETFLKLFQNLVTPLLVLALFLSMSPWTVEQQQISFQEFKNKFLEPGLVDHIVVSNKSVAKVYVRNTPYNQTSEDLIQGPANGSSVRGHGGEYKCFFTIGSVESFEEKLEEAQEALGIDPHDYVPVTYASDVMWYQELMRFAPTLLLLGTLMYMGRRMQGGLGVGGGGGKGARGIFNIGKAHITKVDKNSKNKVYFKDVAGCDEAKQEIMEFVHFLKNPKKYEDLGAKIPKGALLVGPPGTGKTLLAKATAGESGVPFLSISGSDFMEMFVGVGPSRVRNLFQEARQCAPSIIFIDEIDAIGRARGRGGFSGSNDERESTLNQLLVEMDGFGTTSGVVVLAGTNRPDILDKALLRPGRFDRQISIDKPDIKGREQIFLVYLRKIKLDHEPSYYSQRLAALTPGFAGADIANVCNEAALIAARSERAQITMDHFEAAIDRIIGGLEKKNRVISKLERKTVAYHESGHAVSGWFLEHAEPLLKVTIVPRGTAALGFAQYVPNENLLMTKEQLFDMTCMTLGGRAAEQVLLGKISTGAQNDLEKVTKMTYAQVAVYGFSDKVGLLSFPLREDGFEMSKPYSNKTGAIIDGEVREWVAKAYEKTVQLIEEHKEQVAQIAELLLEKEVLHQEDLVRVLGERPFKSSELTNYDRFKQGFEDEETKSMQTPEGGIADDDGSAPPLVPQVVPT, encoded by the exons ATGATATTTTCTAAGCTTGGCCGATCATCTCCCCGATCTTCTCATTCAAGA TTGTTGTACCGTGGCGAAGGAGGTGCCACTACCGGTGGAACGTCGCCGAACTTGCCGCTTTTGAGCGGGAGCGTAGATCGAATAATTGGGCAATCAGGGTATTTGAGAGGATATCTAGCTTCAATAGGAGCTGGAAAGGAGTTTACTTCAAAGGCTTATTTGTCAGATTTGAATTTCGTTCTTGCTAACCCTAGAATCCGTCGCTTTTTCTCAAGTGAAGCCCCAAAGAAGAAGA ACTATGAAAACTTTTACCCTAAGGAAAAGAAGGAAATTCCAAAGCAAAATGACCAAAAACCTGACTCCAAAG AGGATTCGAAGACAGATGACCAATGGAATTTTCAGGAAACTTTCCTGAagctttttcaaaatttggttaCCCCTTTGCTTGTACTTGCATTGTTTCTTTCTATGTCTCCCTGGACTGTTGAGCAGCAACAA ATTAGTTTCCAAGAGTTCAAGAACAAGTTTCTGGAACCAGGTTTAGTTGATCATATAGTTGTTTCTAATAAGTCAGTTGCAAAAGTGTATGTGAGGAACACACCATACAATCAAACAAGTGAAGATCTTATCCAAGGTCCTGCTAATGGTTCTTCTGTCAGAGGGCATGGAGGTGAATACAAATGCTTCTTCACCATTGGAAGTGTTGAGTCTTTTGAGGAGAAGTTGGAAGAAGCCCAAGAAGCTTTAGGGATTGACCCACATGATTATGTTCCCGTGACATATGCCTCTGATGTGATGTGGTACCAGGAGTTGATGAGGTTTGCACCAACTTTATTGCTTCTTGGAACCCTCATGTATATGGGACGGAGAATGCAAGGTGGATTGGGTGTCGGTGGAGGTGGTGGTAAGGGTGCCCGTGGAATTTTCAACATAGGAAAGGCCCATATAACCAAGGTGGATAAAAATTCCAAGAATAAG GTCTATTTCAAAGATGTTGCTGGCTGCGATGAGGCTAAACAAGAGATCATGGAATTTGTGCACTTCCTTAAGAACCCAAAGAAATATGAGGACCTAGGAGCTAAAATTCCAAAAGGTGCTCTGCTTGTGGGTCCTCCAGGTACGGGAAAGACCCTCCTAGCCAAAGCAACTGCTGGTGAGTCAGGTGTACCTTTCCTATCAATATCAGGTTCTGATTTCATGGAGATGTTTGTTGGTGTTGGACCATCCAGGGTGAGGAACTTGTTCCAAGAAGCAAGGCAGTGTGCTCCTAGTATAATATTTATCGATGAGATTGATGCAATTGGTCGAGCAAGAGGTCGCGGAGGTTTCTCAGGTTCTAATGATGAGCGTGAAAGTACTCTTAATCAATTGCTAGTAGAAATGGACGGATTTGGAACCACTTCAGGAGTAGTTGTCCTTGCAGGTACCAATAGGCCTGATATCTTAGACAAAGCTCTATTGAGGCCAGGGCGATTTGATCGTCAAATTTCAATTGATAAACCTGACATTAAAGGCCGTGAGCAGATATTTCTGGTCTACTTGAGAAAGATAAAGCTTGATCATGAGCCATCATATTACTCTCAAAGACTTGCAGCTCTTACCCCTGGCTTTGCCGGAGCCGACATTGCTAATGTTTGTAATGAAGCTGCTCTAATTGCTGCAAGGAGTGAAAGGGCACAGATCACAATGGACCATTTTGAGGCCGCTATAGACAGGATTATTGGTGGTCTTGAGAAGAAGAACAGG GTAATAAGTAAACTTGAAAGGAAAACGGTTGCTTATCATGAATCAGGTCATGCTGTTTCTGGCTGGTTCTTGGAACATGCTGAACCCCTCTTGAAAGTCACAATTGTTCCTCGTGGTACAGCAGCACTTGGATTTGCTCAGTATGTTCCGAATGAAAACCTTCTCATGACAAAAGAGCAGCTTTTTGATATGACGTGCATGACCCTTGGTGGTCGAGCAGCTGAACAg GTTTTGTTGGGAAAGATATCAACAGGTGCGCAAAATGACCTGGAAAAGGTGACTAAGATGACGTATGCCCAGGTGGCAGTTTATGGCTTTAGTGACAAGGTAGGTCTCCTCTCTTTTCCTCTGAGAGAAGATGGATTTGAGATGTCGAAGCCCTATAGCAATAAGACGGGTGCCATCATTGATGGTGAAGTGCGTGAGTGGGTAGCAAAGGCGTATGAAAAAACAGTACAACTTATAGAGGAACATAAAGAACAAGTAGCCCAGATTGCTGAATTGTTGCTTGAAAAGGAAGTTCTTCACCAGGAGGATCTGGTTCGAGTTTTGGGCGAACGACCATTTAAATCAAGCGAACTTACCAACTATGACAGATTTAAGCAAGGTTTTGAAGATGAAGAAACTAAGAGCATGCAAACACCGGAGGGTGGGATTGCGGACGATGATGGTTCCGCACCTCCCCTTGTTCCTCAGGTTGTCCCAACTTGA
- the LOC105770854 gene encoding uncharacterized protein LOC105770854 — protein sequence MAKRELSSTLRGLKFMQRAAQREETVKKEEEVKPEGISTITRKCVVIIEGDPHPGATVGRMSFRSFNPSIDKLNEEASNVSRLDASGGRTLSSENGSASEATHSKVGTDKHEGNGDLKRKQSDIQSTPSSGKASSKKQSKREKLDWNVLRPPKPNR from the exons ATGGCGAAGCGAGAGCTATCCAGTACTTTGAGGGGCTTGAAG TTCATGCAAAGGGCAGCTCAGAGAGAGGAGACAgtgaaaaaggaagaagaggTTAAACCTGAAGGGATTAGTACTATTACTAGaaaatg TGTGGTGATTATAGAAGGGGATCCTCATCCTGGAGCAACTGTTGGGCGGATGTCATTTCGAAGTTTCAATCCTTCTATTGAT AAACTGAATGAAGAAGCATCAAATGTGTCTCGGCTGGATGCCTCTGGTGGAAGAACTTTGTCTAG TGAAAATGGATCTGCATCTGAAGCAACTCACTCAAAAGTTGGCACTGATAAACATGAAGGTAATGGAGACCTTAAGAGAAAACAATCTGACATTCAATCTACCCCTAGCAGCGGTAAAGCCTCATCCAAAAAGCAGTCAAAGCGTGAGAAACTGGACTGGAATGTTCTCAGGCCACCAAAGCCTAATAGGTGA